A portion of the Nitrospirota bacterium genome contains these proteins:
- a CDS encoding DUF2283 domain-containing protein: MQVLYDAAKDLLYIRLDSRSREVVNRRVSEDVVLDVTSDDRIVGIEIMDASKRVDLGEVLPIVSQTAA, encoded by the coding sequence ATGCAGGTCCTCTATGATGCGGCCAAGGATCTTCTCTACATCCGTCTGGATTCACGAAGCCGGGAGGTGGTCAATCGGCGCGTATCGGAGGATGTCGTGCTGGATGTGACTTCCGACGATCGAATCGTCGGGATCGAGATCATGGATGCCTCGAAGCGCGTGGATCTTGGCGAGGTTCTGCCGATCGTGTCTCAAACCGCGGCGTAG
- a CDS encoding cyclic nucleotide-binding domain-containing protein yields the protein MSIDYVPFLLRVPFFAAMDSEEELLRIASRVTLRRYAKGDVVYREGDVGDALYIIRTGRVRISVRSEAGVDRPVAYLGAGEIFGEMALLIEEPRSATVRADTAAEIIVLLKEDFHALLREDPAIALELSRTLSRRLARTTRGSERRVEPVCILCASFGAAVSGAFDGSALLAARLAPALAEQNTHRVVLVDLHADGEASAARLLAPDSRRVKISELASCLAGLHKLEPLMRSGPRGEHVITVERDGAEGAFEEAFSGLVAALKSSYLFIVIALPGSAEAVPRSILLEPDQIWVPFLEESRSAAVDRIEALTRSMSGLPYKTHWLWLRREEDRDRKRSTIEVDLGRPLRGTVDLPSTLVKPPEESEEDSAGADTAFRKSVSRLARQVAHRSTGVALGSGAAFGFAHVGVLQALDQAGIDVDYIAGTSMGALVGSFYASGLNADALAERAIEMQGRGRFLGLADFSFPPRTGFLRGEKVDAYLREILEERTFADLEIPFACVATDILTGERVVLDRGPVHSAVRASLSLPFVFAPVRIEGRLLVDGGLVEPVPAATVKNLGADLILSVNVAAKPKTASSENDPDSAWRAKSESVRTPNMLKIGLNALYTMQHEIALAADPISHLTLAPEFTGIVHSEFHRAGELIEAGRRAAEARIDEIRSLFQTQPVSQP from the coding sequence ATGTCGATCGACTACGTGCCCTTCCTCTTGCGGGTTCCGTTTTTCGCCGCGATGGATTCGGAGGAAGAGCTTCTCCGGATCGCCTCGCGGGTCACGCTTCGGCGTTACGCCAAGGGGGACGTGGTTTACCGTGAGGGCGACGTGGGGGACGCCCTGTACATCATCCGGACCGGTCGCGTTCGGATCTCGGTGCGATCGGAGGCTGGGGTGGACCGGCCGGTGGCGTACCTTGGCGCAGGAGAGATTTTCGGTGAAATGGCTCTCCTTATTGAAGAGCCACGCTCGGCAACGGTTCGAGCCGACACGGCGGCGGAGATCATCGTCCTCCTGAAGGAGGACTTCCATGCGCTGCTCCGAGAGGACCCCGCGATCGCCCTGGAACTTTCCCGCACGCTCTCGCGCCGCCTGGCGCGGACCACGCGGGGTTCCGAGCGTCGTGTCGAGCCGGTTTGCATCCTGTGTGCGTCATTCGGCGCCGCGGTTTCCGGGGCTTTCGACGGGAGCGCTCTCCTGGCCGCCCGTCTCGCGCCAGCCCTCGCGGAGCAGAACACGCATCGCGTCGTTCTGGTGGATCTCCATGCGGATGGCGAAGCCTCCGCGGCGCGGCTCCTCGCCCCGGATTCCCGAAGAGTGAAAATCTCCGAACTGGCATCCTGCCTTGCCGGTCTTCACAAACTGGAGCCGCTCATGAGATCGGGTCCAAGGGGCGAGCACGTGATCACCGTGGAGCGAGACGGCGCCGAGGGTGCCTTCGAGGAAGCGTTCTCAGGATTGGTGGCGGCGCTCAAGTCGTCTTACCTGTTCATCGTCATCGCCCTGCCGGGGAGTGCGGAAGCCGTGCCTCGATCCATCCTATTGGAGCCGGACCAAATCTGGGTGCCTTTTCTGGAAGAGTCTCGATCCGCGGCGGTGGATCGAATCGAAGCGCTCACGCGCAGCATGTCGGGCCTGCCGTACAAAACTCACTGGCTATGGTTGAGGCGTGAGGAGGATCGGGATCGGAAGCGGTCGACCATCGAGGTCGATTTAGGCCGTCCTTTGAGGGGAACAGTGGACTTGCCGTCCACCTTGGTCAAGCCTCCCGAAGAAAGCGAAGAGGACTCTGCGGGGGCCGACACCGCGTTCAGAAAATCCGTTTCGCGCCTCGCCCGTCAGGTGGCACACCGATCGACGGGCGTGGCCCTGGGAAGCGGGGCGGCCTTCGGGTTCGCCCACGTGGGCGTTCTCCAAGCCCTTGATCAGGCCGGAATCGACGTTGACTACATCGCGGGGACCAGCATGGGCGCGCTCGTCGGGAGCTTTTATGCGTCCGGGCTCAACGCGGATGCCCTTGCCGAGCGGGCGATCGAAATGCAGGGCCGCGGCCGATTCCTCGGTCTGGCCGATTTCTCATTCCCGCCGCGAACGGGATTTCTGCGAGGGGAAAAGGTGGACGCCTACCTTCGGGAAATACTGGAGGAAAGGACCTTCGCCGACCTGGAGATCCCCTTCGCCTGTGTGGCCACGGACATCCTCACGGGCGAGCGGGTGGTGCTTGATCGGGGGCCGGTGCATTCGGCCGTGCGCGCCAGCCTTTCCCTTCCCTTTGTGTTCGCCCCCGTGAGGATCGAGGGCCGGCTCCTTGTGGACGGCGGCCTCGTGGAGCCGGTACCGGCGGCGACGGTGAAGAACCTCGGCGCAGACCTGATCCTCTCCGTCAACGTGGCGGCGAAACCCAAGACGGCGTCGAGTGAAAATGATCCAGATTCGGCCTGGCGAGCCAAATCGGAGTCCGTGCGCACGCCGAACATGCTCAAGATCGGACTCAACGCCTTGTACACCATGCAGCACGAAATCGCCCTCGCTGCCGATCCGATTTCGCACCTCACCTTGGCGCCGGAATTCACGGGCATCGTGCATTCGGAGTTCCACCGGGCCGGCGAACTGATCGAAGCCGGCCGCCGCGCGGCGGAGGCCCGGATTGACGAAATCAGGTCTCTCTTCCAAACGCAACCGGTCTCCCAGCCATGA